The genomic region AAATGAACGGAAGCGGCGACCAATACATAAAAATCGCCCTTATGGGCGTTTTTCCGCAGAATTTCAGCGATAAATTGTCCACGGGCGGAGCGGCCGAGATAGGTTATCACAGATTTTTGACGGAGCTGTTTGCGCTGGGGTTTGACGTGCAGTTCGGATACAACCCGACGATAGGGAGCAATATGTTCACTTACGTGCCCATGACTTTTACCGGAACATTCCAGCCGTACTTCGGAAAATTTGAATTCCCGCTCACACTGGGTGTAGGCGCCGCGCTTGAAAGCTATCTCAACAGAAATTATTTTCCGGGTCTAATACTGAAGGCGCAGGCCGGAGCTTTTTACCGCGTAATGGAAAACTGGTCGTTCGGCATTGAATCCGAATATATTTACATGCCGCAATGGTACGTAGAGCACCCTGAATGGAACGATTACGGCCTTTTTCTTACGGTCGGTCTTATCGCCAGATACCACTTTTAACTATTCTTAAGGAAATTGAAGATGAAAAATAAGAACCTAGCCGTAATTGCGTTTTTTGTAACAGCGGTTGTTGTTTTTTTTACAGGTTGTCAGGACGAGATTTTTAATACGATTCGGGACGAAATAAAACTTGAAGATCTTACCGTAAGAGGGCATATAAATTCCATAGTTCGCTACACGACCGGCGGGGCGGAGTACATCTTCACCCAAAACGGGAACGTCTACTATAAAGATTCATCGATAGGCTACCACACCGATTGGACAAAGGACCCGACTTTAAAAGGCACCGCGGTAAAATTGGCGGCGGACGGCACATATATTTACGCACTTTTAGCAAAGTGGGCAAACGATGAGACTGAAGGCAAATGGGTAAGAGTCGGATCCTCCGTTGTTTGCAAAAACGGCATAAGCGGTGCATGGACTACCGTTCATGAAATAGACGGCAACACAACTGTCATCCTTTTTTGCACAAACGCCGCACAAAATGCAAACAGAAGGGCCTATGTGCGGATAGGAACTTCCGTCTATTCTCTTAACGGAACATCGGCTCCTTCTATTGTGGCGACGGGATCGACTAACGCATCTACAGTTCCTACAACAAGCACGCAGTCTGCTGTTTTTAACCCTTCCGACGGCAACACCTATTTTTTTAATTCGTCCGCATCCGTAACAAATGAAACTTCTACTTTAGCTGCAACCCATATGTACTATGCCGAAGGCGACCACATATATCACACGTCCACAGCTTCCGTTTTCTGGACGGGACTTGATGTGGGAAGCGCTACAATTTATTCCATGTCGTATACCGCCGACTACTTGGTTTTAGGAACCAGCAGGGGCTACCAAAGATGCGCCCTTTCTTCAAATGTGCCGACGGGAAGTATAAACAATGATTTTTCAAATGCATCGTCAACATTGTCCGCTTATTACGAAGTGTGGGCAATCCTTGCGGTAGATCCTTCGGCAACGGAAGCCGGAAATTCCATATATGCGGCATTGGACTATTCGGGAAGTTCATCTTCAACTTCTGCGGTTTTTAAAAATATAGGGCTTTGGGGCTACTATGCCAGCCGCGGAAAATGGAACAGAGAATAAAAACTAAAATCCGCCTGTTTAATTTGCCGGGGTTTCGTCGGGGCGGCGATAAAAGCGAAGATCGCGGCACACGGCGGGTTTTCAGTCCTTCCACGGAAAAATAAAAGAACGGAACCGGCGCGGCCCCAAGGTTTCTTTATCTTGAGCTATAAGTTCGTCCCACGGAATATTTTTGCGCTCCGACCTTGTTTTAAGTTCGGGATGCTGTTCAAGATAGTCGTACTTGTAAAGCCTCAATCGAAGAGCATTTGTTTGAGCCAAAAGTATGCCCGACGCAGAGGGAATAAGAAAAAACAAAAAAAACGAAAGCAAAAACAGCAAAAATGTATAAATTCCTATAAAGATCGAAAAAAAAGTGTTGTCGAAAAAGATCAAAAAACATTTTTTTAAGCATTTTTTAAAATCGTCGTGCATGGCGGCGCGCAAAGGAATAAACCATTGAAGCGAAAGAGCGCCTATAATTCCAAGCCAAAAAAGCATTGCGCCCAAAGCCAAACCCACAGGGTTTTTCATAGAAAGATAGCCGGGAATTCCTATAAAACAGGCAGAACAGAGAGTTCCGCACAAAACGCCGAACAAAAAACCGTCTTTAGCGCATTTGGGTATTGCGGAAAAAAAATCGCTTATAGGTATGGTTTCAAAACAGGCTATGCGGTAGGCATGTTCGGAATAAGCCGTCACAAGGATCGCCGCGCCGCCGCAGGCGACGATAAAGGCGGACATTCCGAGCGCGCTGTTTAGCGGAGCGACAAGGGTCAACACGAAAAACGCCAGAACCGCATATAAGATTATCACAAGGTTCACTATTATAAGCTGGCCCGCGTTGTCCCAGCCGTCGCAAAAATTCTTTTTTAAGTAAAATCCGTACATGCAAAAAGTATAACCGTTTTATATTTGTCATTCAAGAAAAAAACCAATATACTTTTTTCTTATGGAATATGATATTTCTTCAACGATTTCGTTGGTTTCACATATACACTCGGCAGCGGCGGACTTTTTACGCGTGAGGCTTAATCAGCACGGTCTGCCGAATTTGAGCTCGTCGCACGGATTTATACTGTTTTTGCTTTCTAAGGAAGAAAAACTTACCATGAGCCAAGTGGCAAAGCGCATAAACCGCGACAAGTCTACGGCAACAGCACTCGTTCAAAAACTTAAAAACAGCGGACTTGTGGAAACGCTTGCAAACAAAGACGACGGCCGAAGCAAATTTATAATGCTGACGGCGAAAGGAAGGGAATACAACAAAATTACGGCAAAGCTTTCAACGGAATTGATCGAAAAATTCTACAAGGATTTTACACAAGACGAGAGGCGCCAAGTCTACATCCTTTTGTCGCGGATATCGTCGCATTTTGAATCTAATTTACTTTAGGGATTTTGGATTATATAGTCATGTGTTGCTACATAATTTTGTACCGCTAACAGACTAGGCATCGCATCAGAACAACTGTGTCCGGTAATTGTAATAGATGAGGCTGCTGCCGCATATTTTAATGCCTCCTCTATTGTCAGATCATGTAATAATCCGTAATTAAATGCTGAAGAATACGCATCTCCTGCTCCAAAACTCTTCAACACTTCAGTCGGATAAATTCCTCCCGTATACTGTTCATTTTCCGTAAAAACCAGCGATCCTTTTTTTCCATTCTTTATGACAACAATTTTAACTCCCTTTTTAAGAAGCCATGCAGCGCTTTTGGGGCTTTCCTTATTTCCAATATGATATAAGCATTCCATCGCATCAAATTCATCACGAGTCCCTACAACTATGTCAGCCTTCTCGGAAGCCAAAGTAAGATATATGCTGGTTTCCTCCTGATTGTCCCATGTACCGGCCCTATAATCCAAATCTATAGCTACCATTGTTCCATTCCTATGGGCCATTTCCATTGCAAGAAAAACTGATTCTCTCGCAGGAGAATGTGAAAGAGATGTTCCGGAAATCAACAGTAATTTATGGCTTCCAATATAATTCTCATCCAACTCTGTGGGAAGAATATGGATATCTGCACAGTCATTCCGATACATAAAACAATTACATTGATCCTTCAAGATCTCTCCCATTGTTACGCCGGATAGAATACCTTGAGCGGCAACTGCAATGTGTGATGTATCAATTCCTTCTTTTGACAGAAAACGTACAATAAATCTTCCAAACTGATCATCAGAAACTTTTCCGATATATCCTACCTTCATGCCCAATCTCGCCATTGCAACAGATGTATTGGCCGGAGAACCCCCGACATATTTACTAAAGGTCTTCGCGTCTTCCATCGGCCCCACTTCATTGGCATAAAGATCGATGGTTGCACGGCCAAAGGCTACCACATCCTTCGGTTTTGTCCTATCAAAATTTATATACATCTATTTATCCTCTTCCTCTTCCAAATCCTTCAGCAGTTCCTTGGTCTCTTTAACGCTCAGTCCATTATGAATCAACTGGTTCAATGCTTTAACAAGCGCCGTTGTATGAGCATACTGAAAAACAAAACGTCCATAAGTAACTCCTACAGCCCCGGAGTCAATAACATCTCTCGTTTGCTGCAGAAATTCATCTACATTATTGCACTTTGCCCCCCCTGCAATTGCCACTCTTGTAGGAACTGCCGCTATTACTTTGGCAAAACTGTAAGGATCTCCTGTATAATTTGTTTTCACAAGATCTACTCCCAACTCTGCCGCAATTCTTGCTGCATAAATCACATTATCCACAGTGCACTGATCCTTTTTATCAATCCTATTTCCTCGCGGATATATATGGCTGATCAACGGCATCCCATATTTATGTGCTTCCTTGCTTATTTTAGCCAATTGATTTATCTGCTGATCCTGATTATCTCCTCCCACAATACATCCACAGGAAACTGCATCTGCTCCATAACACACAGCTTCTTCTACATCAGCAATTTGTACATCTTCTGTGAAATGATAAATCCCAAAAGTTGTAAGTTTAAGTACCAGTGGAACCTGTCCGGCATAAGGTGTAAAACATTTGTCCGCAATGCCTTTATTCATTGTAATCGCGTTGGGTCGACCGGCAATCATTTTAGACAATGTATCATCTATTGTATCCAATCCCGGGACAATGCCGCGTGCAATAGCATGATCCACAGTCAATCCGAAATATTTTCCATCTTTACCTGGGATTAATCTCTTTAACCTTATTTCTTTTCCAAGCATTTTTCTCTCCTAAAGTCTTATGTTAAGCAAACAACTGTACAAAGAAGTTAATGAATCCCGGACATGCTGTGGTGACAATGATAGCAACAAGCCCGACCAATATAAACGGTATGGCCTCTTTTACCGTTTTTCCAAAAGTTGCATTTGCAATTTTGGTTGAAACAAAAATACCAACCGCAAACGGCGGTGTTAAAAACCCAACGCACATGTTTACAATTAAAATTGTCCCAAAATGAAGCGGCGAAATTCCATACGTCTGAGCCACCGGCAAAAGCAAGGGAGTCATAATCAGTATTGTCGCATTAATATCCATAAAGGTTCCCATAAACAAAAACAGAATATTAATCATAACCAAAAAACCGACCTTACTGGAAATATTCGATGTTATTATATGCGATAAGAAATTCGAAATACCTACGACAGTCATCACCTTTCCTGCGACCTGTGAAAACGCGTTTAACAGCCCTATGACTGCAGTAGAGGCTCCTGCAATGGCGCACATTTTGAAAAATGTAATATTAATCTTCTTTTTTAAGATGAATTTAATTGCAATATAATAAATAATGCCATATACGCAGCTAACCGCGCCAGCTTCTGTGACCGTGCAAAACCCACCGTATATTGAACCGTAAATTATAAT from Treponema parvum harbors:
- a CDS encoding TP0733 family outer membrane beta-barrel protein — translated: MKRFLYSLLLIFLSASFMYAQKSGDEDDGGDYYEPSYDYKMNGSGDQYIKIALMGVFPQNFSDKLSTGGAAEIGYHRFLTELFALGFDVQFGYNPTIGSNMFTYVPMTFTGTFQPYFGKFEFPLTLGVGAALESYLNRNYFPGLILKAQAGAFYRVMENWSFGIESEYIYMPQWYVEHPEWNDYGLFLTVGLIARYHF
- a CDS encoding MarR family winged helix-turn-helix transcriptional regulator; protein product: MEYDISSTISLVSHIHSAAADFLRVRLNQHGLPNLSSSHGFILFLLSKEEKLTMSQVAKRINRDKSTATALVQKLKNSGLVETLANKDDGRSKFIMLTAKGREYNKITAKLSTELIEKFYKDFTQDERRQVYILLSRISSHFESNLL
- the iolC gene encoding 5-dehydro-2-deoxygluconokinase, whose protein sequence is MYINFDRTKPKDVVAFGRATIDLYANEVGPMEDAKTFSKYVGGSPANTSVAMARLGMKVGYIGKVSDDQFGRFIVRFLSKEGIDTSHIAVAAQGILSGVTMGEILKDQCNCFMYRNDCADIHILPTELDENYIGSHKLLLISGTSLSHSPARESVFLAMEMAHRNGTMVAIDLDYRAGTWDNQEETSIYLTLASEKADIVVGTRDEFDAMECLYHIGNKESPKSAAWLLKKGVKIVVIKNGKKGSLVFTENEQYTGGIYPTEVLKSFGAGDAYSSAFNYGLLHDLTIEEALKYAAAASSITITGHSCSDAMPSLLAVQNYVATHDYIIQNP
- a CDS encoding class I fructose-bisphosphate aldolase, encoding MLGKEIRLKRLIPGKDGKYFGLTVDHAIARGIVPGLDTIDDTLSKMIAGRPNAITMNKGIADKCFTPYAGQVPLVLKLTTFGIYHFTEDVQIADVEEAVCYGADAVSCGCIVGGDNQDQQINQLAKISKEAHKYGMPLISHIYPRGNRIDKKDQCTVDNVIYAARIAAELGVDLVKTNYTGDPYSFAKVIAAVPTRVAIAGGAKCNNVDEFLQQTRDVIDSGAVGVTYGRFVFQYAHTTALVKALNQLIHNGLSVKETKELLKDLEEEEDK